The uncultured Cohaesibacter sp. genome window below encodes:
- a CDS encoding 3-keto-5-aminohexanoate cleavage protein has product MTAPMALAPLPAIMIAPNGARKGKADHPALPVTIEETVATAIACQKAGADGIHAHVRDADGRHSLDAGLYRELLAELTRQTPDLYAQITTEAVGQYSPSEQRAVVEAVAPSAVSISVREMLSDGETPDIRRFYHEQAEKGVAIQHILYSREEVALLTDLCQRGIIPHGALQLLFVLGRYTEGQVSSPEDLLPFVSGKQRLEAQLQTTVDWACCAFGARENACLLKAESLGGKVRIGFENNMLNADGSLANDNAERVSDLIRSRAERL; this is encoded by the coding sequence ATGACGGCACCGATGGCGTTGGCGCCGCTTCCGGCGATCATGATCGCCCCCAATGGCGCACGTAAGGGCAAGGCGGATCACCCCGCCCTGCCGGTTACCATCGAGGAGACCGTTGCCACGGCCATCGCCTGCCAGAAAGCGGGCGCCGATGGCATCCACGCCCATGTGCGGGATGCCGACGGCAGGCATAGTCTTGATGCGGGGCTATACCGGGAGCTGCTCGCAGAACTGACGCGACAGACGCCCGACCTGTACGCCCAGATCACCACCGAGGCCGTGGGCCAATATAGCCCGAGCGAGCAAAGAGCCGTGGTGGAAGCGGTCGCACCATCGGCGGTGTCCATTTCCGTGCGGGAAATGCTGAGCGATGGCGAAACGCCAGACATCAGGCGATTCTATCACGAACAGGCGGAAAAGGGCGTTGCCATCCAGCACATCCTTTACAGCAGGGAGGAAGTCGCGCTTCTCACCGATCTCTGCCAGAGGGGCATCATTCCCCATGGGGCCTTGCAATTGCTTTTCGTCCTTGGCCGCTACACCGAGGGGCAGGTGTCTTCACCGGAAGACCTCCTCCCCTTCGTTTCGGGCAAGCAGAGGCTGGAAGCGCAGTTGCAGACAACAGTGGACTGGGCCTGCTGTGCCTTCGGCGCCAGAGAAAACGCCTGTCTGCTGAAGGCCGAGAGCCTTGGTGGCAAGGTCCGCATCGGCTTCGAGAACAACATGCTCAACGCCGATGGCTCGCTGGCCAACGACAATGCGGAACGGGTGTCCGACCTCATCCGGTCCAGGGCCGAACGACTTTGA
- a CDS encoding EAL domain-containing protein encodes MKRVSFFRIATLLVVFLCCALARESGWFVRLDNGIAEQRMAMQTRQASGRIVLLEIDNKSLTSIGVWPWNRSIYADIIRKSFNAGAEELAFDIDFSSKSITEEDQAFAEALDSAAGPVTLAVFQQFATARMEADALRFNRPVEALSNSAWLATVNVIADPDGFVRSFPLAQSIDGELFPSLTSTLGGLQQIEATSQLVNFNIDPASIPTYSVIDLLDGTLAPDALKGRKVLVGAGAAELRDTMAVPVFGVMSGPKLQILAAENLIQGTNLQRAPHSWVYVIGTLAMLPTLFLLLFGPFNTYSRIAGLLLLATGIEFLGYRLYADEHILLDTGILLATLLATGVIVTLTDVSIKSILLNLSHRHGKSISDLLDTIVKDSLTGIVIVGADGRIISISQQAGAMLARFGYEAKKGDLFASALPWEFGRRIADGLKGSTATKPSANYQTLSIMRNEGTRYFEYSITPSLIAPDGKEQKEEDKVITLLFQDITDAYLEQIRLAYAADHDPLTELFNLNGFCNQIDGMVTYTTEGSGRKGLVFACQARRLEKISQMLGPDYCDILLQQIGLALTDCARFDAVGCTDHKRFLLFKLHAGEEDIAGLTATIHQCLDRPYDVRGHSIIVGGQVGVARFDPDTMQTAADLAEAASIALDRSLETGERTLFYSPALAADVHLQRLLEQEIVSAFEHSEFELHYQPQVDLKSRKIIGCEALARWNHPERGLIRPDHFIPILEETGKIVDLGRWIMQTACREAMSWPEPVTVAVNVSAVQFQRSDILQDIEQALQSSGLPRHRLHIEITESLFIAETAAIIEQLNAIRSHGIKIALDDFGTGYSSLSYIHQFPLDKIKIDRAFVKDLPYSTDSLAVINAVTALARGFDMQIIAEGMETEEQAEILRLAGCHIGQGYYFGRPVTCGEFASALKKLSMDVDETTELRQAI; translated from the coding sequence ATGAAGCGGGTCTCCTTCTTTCGCATCGCGACGCTGCTGGTCGTCTTTCTCTGCTGCGCTCTGGCGCGCGAGAGCGGCTGGTTTGTTCGTCTGGACAACGGCATCGCGGAACAGCGCATGGCCATGCAGACCCGGCAGGCGTCGGGCAGAATTGTGTTGCTCGAGATCGACAACAAGAGCCTGACGTCCATCGGCGTCTGGCCATGGAACCGCTCCATCTATGCAGACATCATCCGCAAGAGCTTTAACGCCGGAGCCGAGGAACTGGCCTTCGACATCGACTTTTCCTCCAAATCCATAACCGAAGAGGATCAGGCCTTTGCCGAGGCGCTGGACAGTGCCGCCGGTCCAGTGACCCTTGCCGTCTTCCAGCAGTTTGCCACTGCCCGCATGGAAGCCGATGCCCTGCGCTTCAATCGCCCCGTCGAGGCTTTGTCCAACAGCGCCTGGCTTGCCACTGTCAACGTCATCGCCGATCCGGACGGATTTGTGCGATCCTTTCCCCTGGCCCAATCCATCGATGGCGAGCTGTTCCCCTCGCTTACCAGCACACTGGGTGGACTGCAGCAGATCGAAGCGACAAGCCAGTTGGTCAACTTCAACATTGATCCTGCCAGCATCCCGACCTATTCCGTCATCGATCTGTTGGACGGAACCCTTGCCCCGGATGCCTTGAAAGGCCGCAAGGTTCTTGTCGGCGCGGGCGCGGCAGAACTGCGTGACACGATGGCCGTGCCGGTGTTTGGCGTCATGAGCGGCCCCAAGCTGCAGATCCTCGCCGCAGAGAATCTGATACAGGGTACCAACCTGCAGAGAGCGCCACATAGCTGGGTCTATGTCATCGGCACTCTAGCCATGCTGCCTACGCTGTTCCTACTGTTGTTTGGCCCCTTCAACACCTACAGCCGCATCGCGGGTCTGTTGTTGCTGGCAACTGGTATCGAGTTTCTCGGCTATCGTCTTTATGCCGACGAGCACATCCTGCTGGACACGGGTATCCTGCTGGCCACACTGCTGGCGACCGGCGTCATCGTCACGCTGACCGACGTCAGCATCAAGTCCATCCTGCTCAATCTCTCTCACAGGCATGGCAAAAGCATCTCGGACCTGCTCGACACCATCGTCAAGGACAGTCTGACCGGCATCGTCATTGTCGGCGCAGATGGCCGGATCATCAGCATAAGCCAACAGGCCGGCGCCATGCTGGCCCGCTTTGGCTACGAGGCAAAAAAGGGCGACCTCTTTGCCAGCGCCCTGCCATGGGAATTCGGCCGAAGGATAGCGGACGGTCTCAAAGGCAGCACGGCCACGAAACCCTCTGCCAATTACCAGACCCTGTCCATCATGCGCAATGAAGGCACGCGCTATTTCGAATACTCGATCACGCCGTCGCTGATTGCACCGGATGGCAAAGAGCAGAAGGAAGAGGACAAGGTGATTACCCTGCTCTTCCAAGACATTACCGATGCCTACCTTGAGCAGATCCGGCTGGCCTACGCTGCCGACCATGATCCTCTGACCGAGCTGTTCAACCTCAATGGCTTCTGCAACCAGATCGACGGCATGGTCACCTATACGACCGAAGGCTCAGGCAGGAAAGGACTGGTGTTTGCTTGCCAGGCCAGGCGGCTTGAAAAGATCAGCCAGATGCTCGGGCCTGACTATTGCGACATTCTGCTGCAACAGATCGGCCTGGCGCTGACCGACTGTGCCCGGTTCGATGCTGTCGGGTGCACGGATCACAAACGCTTTCTGCTCTTCAAACTGCACGCTGGAGAAGAGGACATAGCCGGGTTGACCGCGACCATCCATCAATGCCTCGACAGGCCCTATGACGTGCGCGGCCACAGCATTATTGTAGGCGGGCAGGTCGGCGTAGCCCGATTTGATCCGGACACCATGCAAACCGCTGCAGATCTGGCTGAAGCAGCCAGCATTGCGCTCGACCGATCTCTTGAAACCGGGGAGCGTACGCTGTTCTATTCACCAGCCCTTGCCGCAGACGTCCATCTGCAGCGCCTGTTGGAACAGGAAATCGTAAGCGCCTTTGAACATAGCGAATTCGAGCTCCACTACCAGCCGCAGGTCGACCTGAAAAGCAGAAAGATCATCGGCTGCGAGGCCCTTGCGCGCTGGAACCATCCCGAACGGGGGCTCATCAGGCCGGACCATTTCATTCCGATCCTTGAGGAAACCGGCAAAATAGTTGACCTCGGGCGCTGGATCATGCAGACCGCCTGTCGGGAAGCCATGTCATGGCCGGAGCCCGTCACCGTTGCCGTCAATGTGTCCGCCGTCCAGTTTCAGCGCTCCGATATCCTGCAGGACATCGAACAGGCCCTTCAGTCATCCGGCCTGCCGCGTCATCGATTGCATATCGAAATCACGGAATCTCTGTTTATCGCAGAAACGGCTGCAATCATCGAACAGCTCAACGCGATCAGAAGCCATGGCATCAAGATTGCGCTCGACGACTTCGGCACCGGCTATTCGTCCCTGAGCTACATCCACCAGTTCCCCCTCGACAAGATCAAGATCGACCGGGCCTTCGTCAAGGACCTGCCCTATTCAACCGATTCCCTGGCAGTCATCAACGCGGTCACAGCGCTGGCCCGCGGTTTTGACATGCAGATCATCGCCGAAGGCATGGAGACGGAAGAACAGGCAGAGATCCTCCGCCTTGCTGGATGCCATATCGGACAGGGCTACTATTTCGGCAGACCAGTGACCTGCGGGGAATTTGCCTCTGCGCTCAAGAAGCTGTCCATGGATGTCGACGAGACCACCGAATTGAGACAGGCAATATAG
- a CDS encoding metalloregulator ArsR/SmtB family transcription factor, producing MSTRVFSEDIDESSLEKMSDVASQASSFLKAIAHDGRLMILCHLADGEKSVTELEELLSARQAAVSQQLSRLRLEGLIDSRREGKSIYYHLADDRARRIMDLVYDLFCGSHK from the coding sequence ATGTCCACACGCGTTTTCAGTGAGGACATCGACGAATCCTCGTTGGAGAAAATGTCAGATGTCGCGTCGCAGGCATCCAGTTTTCTCAAGGCTATCGCTCACGACGGACGTTTGATGATCCTTTGCCACCTTGCAGACGGAGAGAAGTCCGTTACCGAACTGGAAGAGTTGCTCTCTGCTCGTCAGGCTGCTGTATCACAACAACTCTCGCGCCTTCGTCTGGAAGGCCTCATCGATTCTCGCAGGGAAGGGAAATCGATATACTACCATCTGGCGGATGACCGTGCGCGACGGATCATGGACCTCGTCTACGATCTATTCTGCGGCAGTCACAAATAG
- the iolG gene encoding inositol 2-dehydrogenase yields MIRIGLLGAGRIGQIHARSVNALDNVEIVAIHDPADEAAAFVQAMTGAARASLLEIVDDPDIDAVIIASPAMKHAEQILEAAQGGKHIFCEKPIDMNMDKVRECVAAVEKAGVKMMVGFNHRFDTNFNAVKRNIENGEVGEVELVQITSRDPSAPPLDYLKTSGGIFVDMMIHDFDMARYVLDDEIVEVSATGSVLTDPAIGRIGDLDTATATLKSAKGRIAVITNSRRSSYGYDQRVEVHGSKGMVRANNLRGTSVTLANATGYRSDPLLDYFQERYAVSYKSELQTFCRVISGQDEKHPDHIDGLKAIELAEAAWESYRTGKVIKVGQ; encoded by the coding sequence ATGATCCGTATCGGTCTTTTGGGAGCCGGCCGCATTGGCCAAATTCACGCCAGATCTGTGAATGCGCTCGACAATGTTGAAATTGTCGCGATTCATGATCCCGCGGATGAAGCTGCCGCCTTTGTGCAAGCCATGACCGGCGCTGCACGTGCTTCCCTTCTGGAGATCGTGGACGACCCGGATATTGATGCCGTGATCATCGCTTCTCCCGCCATGAAGCATGCCGAGCAGATTCTGGAAGCCGCTCAGGGTGGCAAGCACATCTTCTGCGAAAAGCCGATTGACATGAACATGGACAAGGTCCGCGAATGCGTTGCGGCTGTCGAGAAGGCTGGCGTGAAGATGATGGTGGGCTTCAACCACCGTTTCGACACCAACTTCAACGCCGTCAAGCGCAACATCGAAAACGGCGAAGTGGGCGAGGTTGAACTTGTCCAGATCACCTCTCGTGATCCGTCCGCACCACCCCTTGACTATCTCAAGACCTCCGGCGGTATTTTCGTTGACATGATGATCCACGATTTCGACATGGCGCGCTATGTGCTCGACGACGAGATCGTTGAGGTTTCCGCGACCGGTTCCGTTCTGACCGACCCGGCCATTGGCCGCATCGGCGATCTGGATACCGCGACTGCCACGTTGAAATCTGCCAAGGGCCGCATCGCCGTCATCACCAACAGCCGTCGTTCGAGCTATGGCTATGACCAGCGCGTCGAAGTGCATGGTTCCAAGGGCATGGTCCGCGCCAACAACTTGCGCGGCACCTCTGTCACCTTGGCAAATGCCACCGGTTACCGCAGTGATCCGCTTCTGGACTATTTCCAGGAACGTTACGCCGTTTCCTACAAATCCGAGCTGCAGACATTCTGCCGTGTGATTTCCGGTCAGGACGAAAAGCATCCAGACCACATTGATGGCTTGAAGGCCATCGAGCTGGCGGAAGCTGCCTGGGAATCCTACCGCACCGGCAAGGTGATCAAGGTCGGGCAGTGA